The following is a genomic window from Eubalaena glacialis isolate mEubGla1 chromosome 18, mEubGla1.1.hap2.+ XY, whole genome shotgun sequence.
TGGAATCAAAGTCCcgttttattaaataattaactaAAACTTTATACAATGAAGAGTTCCTGAAATCTCTGGGAATAGAGAATTCAGTGTAAAACATACTCGCATCGGCTATCAGAATTCTGGGTTCCCCAGGGGCTGGGGTTATCAGATTTTAATTCCATACCCCCCAGGCCCCACCTATCTAATGGGTGAGCTTTGACTTGTGAGGTGAGATTGTTTGCTCCCCAGTTTACTGAGGAAAATGATCATCAGGGATTCAGTGACGGGTCTGAGGCTTCACAGCAAGGAAGGGTGGGCCTAGGAGTCCAGGCAGGACAGTCCGATTACTCAGcctgttttctgttctttcaggCAGGGTGGCCCTGGGTGGGAGCAGCCCTGTTCCTCTGTATCCCTGGATGGGACACTGGGGTCAGCAGGCTGTATGTGGGGATCCTTGAGCCCACAGGTGGGAGGCACCAGGAGAAGTTTTTTGGAGGACGGGGGAGTGTGGCAGAGGGTCCTGAGTCAGCCTGGGCAGCTGAGCTACAAACCAGGGTTTCTGCAGACTGGCTCTGGGTCTCAAACCTTCTTCCCCGTCCCGTCGCCCTCCTCAGGCTGCGGGGTCCCCGCCATCGACCCTGTGCTGAGCAGCCTGTCCAGGATCGTCAACGGGGAGGACGCTGTGCCCGGATCCTGGCCCTGGCAGGTGTCCCTGCAGGTGAGGGGGAGGCTGAGGAGGGGCAGGTTAGACAGGGAGGGGTCAGGCAGGAGAGGCAAGGCTGACTCTCCCTCCCCCCGTCTCCGCAGACCAGCTCCGGCTTCCACTTCTGCGGGGGCTCCCTCATCAGCGAGGACTGGGTGGTCACCGCCGCCCACTGCGGTGTCAAGTGAGGCCCCGGGCTCAGGGTTCTGCTTCGGGCTCcagtctggggtgggggaggggagtagggTACATCCTCAGTCCTCAACCCCCATGTGATTCCCCTAGAACCTCCAACCTGGTGGTGGCCGGGGAGTTTGACCAGGGCTCAGACGCCGAGAACATCCAGGTCCTGAAGATCGCCAAGGTACGCCCAGGCCCTGCTGGGCCGGCCCGGGATCAGCCGCGGGGCtgcaggcaggggcagggggacGAAGACCCTTCGGCCGCTTGAGAGACAGGAGCCAAGCACGGATGAGGCCGGTCTCAGGAGTCTCATTCCGGGCTCCAATGGGTCTGTTTCCGCTGAATGGATCGCCAGGAAAGGAGCTGGTCTCCTTGAAACCTGCAGATCCCCGACTTAACCCAGGGCCTCACCTCGTCTTTCTGGGCCCCACCCGCAGGTTTTCAAGAACCCCAAGTTCAGCATGCTCACCGTCCGTAACGACATCACCCTGCTGAAGCTGGCCACGCCCGCGCGCTTCTCCAAGACCGTGTCCCCCGTGTGCCTGCCCAGCGCCAACGATGACTTCCCCGCCGGGATGCTGTGCGTCACCACGGGCTGGGGCAAGACCCGGTACAACGGTGAGTGGGCCATGGCCTTTCCACCCACGAGGCGTGTCCGGGGTAGGGGCTGCCTGAGCCACAGGAGTCTCCAGGTGGGACAGGTAtggctctttttaaaatgttttggtctAAATTCCTATACAGTCatcaatatttccatttctttatttaaaacccTCTTAATGAAAACCCTACCAGACATGAATAAAAATGAGGGTTAATAATATATACGTAAACAGTTTCTGAAGAAACACCTAAGTACCAGTAAGTCTCGCCCCCTCTCACCTGCAAGGAGATGGACAGCCCGGATTTCCCTCCAGACTGAGGAGGGCGGTGCGTCCAGCGGCCCTGAAGTCTGGGCCCGGAGTCCAATGTCCCGGTCGGGTTCGGGCCTGAGCGCCCAGGTGCCCCCCCTCCGCAGGTTCTTCCTCGGCGTCCTGAGTTCTTCTGCCCCGGCCACGGCCCACCGGCTGGTCCCGTAACAGGACAGAGGCAGCCGGGAaagggcagcaggagggaggtGCTCCCTCGGGGGTCCCCTCCAGTGTCCCCAGTCAGAAGGACGTCCATCCCCTTCCCTGGGGAGGAAGGCCGGCCCCTCCGCCCACACACAGTGGCCGGCAGGGCCCAGAGCGCACGGGGCTCCGAGGCAGGACTTGTTGCAACAACTGCTGGAAGCACAGTCCCCGCTGCCTGGTGTGGAATTGCAGAGGAGCCGCGTCCCAGACTCTTTGAAGGTGTCAGGGAAGGCTCGAAGCTCGGTGTCCACGATCATCGTGACGGAGGAAGACGAGCACCgtgcagggggagggcagggctcaGGCGGCCCCTCGTCTCTTCTCCCCAGGGGCGGGCTGGTGGGATGAGGGGCCCTGACCCCATGCCCTCTGTCCTTGCAGCTCCCAAGACCCCCGACAAGCTGCAGCAGGCGACCCTGCCCATCGTGTCCAACGCCGACTGCAGGAAGTACTGGGGCAGCAAGGTCACCGACGTGATGATCTGTGCGGGCGCCAGCGGCGTCTCCTCCTGCATGGTACGGCCTGGCTCCGCCACCCTGCCCGCCCTCACTGACCGTGCCTCCCCTGGCCAGGCCAGGAGGCCCACTCCTCTCTGCCATGACCTGTCTAACTTCATGCCCTGCCCAGTGCCCCAGTGAAGGGCTGGACTAGCCCTATCAGATGCCCCTGGTGAGGGCTGGCTCTGGCCAGGTGTGGTGTGGGGCTTCCCAGGGGTGTTTAATCTCACACCAACCCCACGAGCTGGACGCTTCGGCCTATTTTCAGATGATGAGGAGGCTGAGAGGATAAGCCACCTGCCCCAGGCCCTCCAGGAGTAGGTGGCCGAGCTGGGGCTGCCATTTGAGCAGATCTGAGTCTCTTGTGCACAACCACTGGGTCCCCACTTGTGCTTTGTCTGCACCCCCTGGACTTGCCAGGTCCGGGCACACCAGGGCCCTGGTACTCCCTTTCAGGCTTGAACACAAGTCCTATCTCCTCCTACAGGGTGACTCTGGTGGCCCCCTGGTCTGCCAGAAGGATGGAGCCTGGAACCTGGTGGGCATCGTGTCCTGGGGCAGTGGCACCTGTTCCACATCAACTCCTGCTGTGTACGCCCGTGTTACTGCACTCATCCCCTGGGTGCAAAAGATCCTGGCCGCCAACTGAGCCCAGGGCTCCTGCCATCCCAACCCTGAGAGTCCCCAATAAAAGCATCTGTCTGCACATGTCTCCCTGTGTGGCCTGGACGACGTGGGGCTGCAGTGGTCCCCGTCACCCACCAAGGGGAGGTGTTCTTGCTCCCTTTCCAGGCCGCCAGCACTCCAGCAACCCCCCTCTCAGGAAGGGGTTCTGCGGCTCCTCTAACCCTAAACTCTCACTCTATCCCTCTGAGTCTTTGTATCTCATCCTCCCTGCTCAGGACTCCATCCTGGAGTAGAACCCAGGGACTAATTGCTGGAGCCAGCTTGGCCCATGGAGCTTTCTGGAAGGCAGGCGTCTCGGCCAGGCTGTGCAGTCCCCGGAGATGGGCATTGGGAAGGCAGGGTGGGACTGTGGAGATGGTCTTTCTATCCTCCTTGGTTCTTCACCTGCACATTTCTGCAAGACCCGTTTATCCCGACGATTCCTGTGCTCTCTGTCATAGATGGGCCTGGAGCAGGCATCTATTGCCCACAGAGCACTGGGTTTAGGGGAGAAGCAGACAGAATTACGACAGTTCATTTCCCATTTTATCCTCCCACAGCCAGACCTGTAGCCTCcacaatcagtcacagcaccacACATCGGTCATATACAACCCCAGTTCACATCATCCTCTCCCAGGTCCCATATCTTGATGTTTCTTTCCCTCTAGAGTTTCTACAAGGCTAGTCTTTGGGAAGGCAGCTGGTAGTCCACACTAACCGGGCATCTGGGAAGGAATGGCATTGGCCTCCCTGCTGCATTTCCCTTTCAGTATTCTTCCTAATATCTTTCTCTTCCTGGTGGAATTTTAGGTGTTCTGATAGTGGGTCATAATATGTTGAAACTAAGGTTACACATACGATTTAATTACTAGGGACACGGAAAAAAGCCCCCAGATAGCTGAACCTGATTTGGAGAAGGAACAtgtgaaagggagaaaagaaaaatgagagagaagcGTTGGGCAGAGGAGTGGGGTCACAAAGTaaagtgtttaaaatattatttaaggggcttccctggtggtgcagtggttgagaatctgcctgccaatgcaggggacacaggttcgagccgtggtctgggaagatcccacatg
Proteins encoded in this region:
- the LOC133078142 gene encoding chymotrypsinogen B; amino-acid sequence: MQTPREKVQPCSRVVCHVRKPSLCTCYLVAGCGVPAIDPVLSSLSRIVNGEDAVPGSWPWQVSLQTSSGFHFCGGSLISEDWVVTAAHCGVKTSNLVVAGEFDQGSDAENIQVLKIAKVFKNPKFSMLTVRNDITLLKLATPARFSKTVSPVCLPSANDDFPAGMLCVTTGWGKTRYNAPKTPDKLQQATLPIVSNADCRKYWGSKVTDVMICAGASGVSSCMGDSGGPLVCQKDGAWNLVGIVSWGSGTCSTSTPAVYARVTALIPWVQKILAAN